The following are encoded together in the Candidatus Omnitrophota bacterium genome:
- a CDS encoding ABC transporter substrate-binding protein, which translates to MVLATTSDPRSFNPIVAQETSTTAITSHIFEGLTRTNGVTLKVEPHLAQSWDISPDGLLWTFHLRSGVVWSDGVSFSADDVVFTFNDLIYNEKIPTSARDAFTIDGKIFKVEKIDDLTVKFTLPFKFAPFLRGMSQEILPKHRLERIVQENKFNFALGIDSDLKDIVGTGPYQLTEYLPGQRIILKKNHLYWRKSLEGEQLPFIEKIIYMIVQSQDTLLLKFLDGEVDYCSLRGADYPLLKPEEKKKNFTIYDSGPDFGSNFIVFNQNDGINPKTKKMFVDPKKLSWFANREFRRAVAHAIDKKRIIDIVMNGLGYPQDSAESPSAEFFYNPKVIGYDYDLAKAREILEKSGFTDRNGDGIVEDKNGYRVEFNLYTNSGSTDRVQMAAMIRHDLENLGMKVNLVSIEFNDLVSRLVSTYDWDAVMIGLTGGIEPHFGKNVWASDGQLHVWYPRQEQPQSAWEKRVDDIFNQAVQELDEPKRKVLYDEWQLIVSRELPAIYTVFGANIFAVRNKFENLHPTSFGGAFHNLEEIFIKEEYR; encoded by the coding sequence TTGGTTTTAGCCACAACGTCCGACCCGCGTTCGTTTAATCCTATCGTTGCGCAAGAAACATCCACAACAGCTATTACTAGCCATATTTTTGAAGGATTGACCAGAACCAATGGCGTAACATTAAAGGTTGAGCCTCATTTGGCGCAAAGCTGGGATATCAGCCCGGACGGATTATTATGGACATTTCATTTACGCTCCGGCGTTGTTTGGTCTGACGGTGTTTCGTTTAGCGCCGATGACGTTGTTTTTACCTTTAATGATCTTATCTATAATGAAAAAATTCCCACCTCCGCCCGGGACGCTTTTACCATTGACGGGAAGATTTTTAAAGTTGAGAAAATTGACGACCTAACGGTCAAATTCACGCTTCCTTTTAAATTTGCGCCTTTTTTGCGGGGCATGTCCCAAGAAATCCTTCCCAAACATCGGTTAGAGAGAATCGTTCAAGAGAATAAATTTAACTTTGCCTTAGGCATTGATAGCGATCTAAAGGATATTGTCGGCACGGGCCCGTATCAATTAACCGAATATCTTCCCGGACAGCGTATTATCTTGAAGAAAAATCATCTTTATTGGAGGAAATCTTTAGAAGGGGAGCAGTTGCCTTTCATTGAAAAGATCATTTATATGATCGTTCAAAGCCAAGACACGCTTCTTTTGAAATTCTTAGACGGAGAAGTAGATTATTGTTCACTGCGCGGAGCCGATTATCCCTTGCTTAAGCCTGAAGAAAAAAAGAAAAATTTTACTATTTATGACAGCGGGCCTGATTTTGGGAGCAATTTTATTGTTTTCAATCAAAATGACGGCATAAATCCAAAAACAAAAAAAATGTTTGTTGATCCCAAGAAGCTATCTTGGTTCGCTAATCGTGAATTTCGTCGCGCTGTGGCGCATGCGATCGATAAAAAAAGAATTATTGATATCGTGATGAATGGCTTAGGCTATCCGCAGGATTCTGCTGAAAGCCCCAGCGCGGAATTTTTTTATAATCCTAAGGTGATTGGTTATGATTATGATCTTGCTAAAGCCAGAGAGATATTAGAAAAGTCCGGATTTACGGATAGGAATGGGGATGGGATCGTGGAAGACAAAAACGGCTACCGGGTTGAATTTAATTTGTACACAAATTCCGGGTCGACCGATCGTGTTCAAATGGCGGCCATGATCCGCCATGATCTGGAAAATTTAGGGATGAAGGTTAATCTTGTATCCATTGAGTTTAATGATCTTGTCAGCCGGCTTGTTTCCACTTATGACTGGGACGCGGTGATGATCGGGCTTACTGGGGGCATTGAACCTCATTTTGGAAAAAATGTTTGGGCATCCGACGGACAGTTGCACGTTTGGTATCCGCGTCAAGAACAACCCCAATCAGCGTGGGAAAAAAGAGTTGATGATATTTTCAATCAAGCGGTCCAAGAATTAGATGAGCCAAAACGTAAAGTGCTTTACGACGAGTGGCAGCTTATTGTTTCCAGGGAATTACCGGCTATTTATACGGTTTTTGGCGCTAATATCTTTGCGGTCCGTAATAAATTTGAGAATTTGCATCCCACTAGTTTCGGTGGGGCGTTTCACAACCTAGAAGAAATTTTTATTAAGGAAGAATACCGATAA
- a CDS encoding phosphoglycerate kinase, with protein sequence MNKMTIKDINIRGKKVIIRVDYNVPLDKDFKVTDDTRIVASLPTIKYALDNGAAKIILMSHLGRPDGQVVDKYRLTPVVAKLEQLLSKKVLKLDECIGTAVKQEIDSSSEQIILLENLRFHKEEEKNDAAFAKELANLADVYINDAFGTAHRAHASTAGITKYLPSAAGFLLGKEIDYLGSATTNPKKPFVVILGGAKVSDKIALIENLLPKADAIIIGGGMAYTFLKAQGIAIGNSKLEKDKVDMASDILKKAKAKNVTIALPSDHVITQSIESMATKTVKDIPDGWLAVDVGPESCNAFKKILSTAKTIVWNGPLGIFETDAFAKGTRDVAQYIADLKGTISIIGGGDTAAAISKFKLEDKMTHISTGGGASLEFLEGKELPGIAALNDKK encoded by the coding sequence ACCATTAAAGACATTAACATTCGAGGAAAAAAGGTTATTATCCGCGTTGATTACAATGTTCCTTTGGATAAAGACTTCAAAGTTACCGACGATACTCGTATCGTCGCGTCCTTGCCCACCATCAAATATGCCTTAGATAATGGCGCGGCGAAGATAATTCTTATGAGCCATTTGGGGCGTCCGGACGGGCAGGTCGTGGATAAATACCGTTTGACGCCGGTGGTTGCCAAACTCGAACAGCTATTATCAAAAAAAGTTCTTAAGCTCGATGAATGTATTGGGACTGCCGTTAAGCAAGAAATAGACTCATCCTCAGAGCAAATAATTTTATTAGAGAACTTACGTTTTCATAAAGAAGAAGAAAAAAATGATGCCGCATTTGCTAAAGAACTTGCGAATTTGGCGGACGTTTACATCAATGATGCTTTTGGGACCGCGCACCGCGCGCACGCCTCCACGGCAGGGATAACCAAATACTTGCCTTCAGCCGCCGGATTTCTTTTAGGGAAAGAAATTGATTATTTAGGTTCAGCAACAACCAACCCGAAAAAACCATTTGTTGTTATTTTAGGTGGAGCTAAGGTTTCTGATAAGATCGCGCTCATCGAAAACCTTTTACCCAAAGCCGATGCGATCATTATCGGCGGAGGAATGGCATATACATTCCTTAAAGCACAGGGAATAGCGATCGGAAATTCAAAACTAGAAAAAGATAAAGTTGACATGGCCTCGGACATTTTAAAGAAAGCCAAAGCAAAAAATGTTACGATCGCCTTACCGAGCGACCATGTTATTACGCAAAGCATTGAATCAATGGCGACAAAAACTGTGAAAGATATCCCTGACGGTTGGCTGGCGGTGGATGTGGGCCCCGAGTCATGCAATGCCTTTAAAAAGATCCTCTCAACAGCAAAAACAATTGTTTGGAACGGCCCCTTAGGGATTTTTGAAACCGATGCCTTTGCTAAAGGCACGCGAGATGTGGCGCAATACATTGCGGATCTTAAAGGAACTATTTCTATCATTGGCGGAGGCGATACGGCTGCTGCCATCAGCAAATTTAAATTGGAAGATAAAATGACGCATATTTCAACCGGTGGTGGCGCGTCGCTTGAATTTCTGGAAGGTAAAGAACTTCCCGGAATTGCCGCCCTGAACGACAAAAAGTAA
- the secG gene encoding preprotein translocase subunit SecG has product MFGLILGVHVLVCMLLVLVILMQAGKGGGLTDTFSAAESVFGTKTNIVMVKATAILASIFLVTSLSLTFLASQKNKSLVQNSVVSSSPATAVPAAASGPNSNSVSDTQKPQENANAENQQAPQPASPEAPKNP; this is encoded by the coding sequence ATGTTTGGATTAATCTTAGGAGTGCATGTGTTGGTGTGCATGCTTTTAGTGTTAGTGATTCTAATGCAAGCCGGCAAAGGCGGAGGGCTCACGGATACTTTCTCGGCGGCCGAATCTGTTTTTGGAACAAAAACAAACATTGTTATGGTTAAAGCTACCGCCATCTTGGCGAGCATTTTTCTTGTAACGTCTTTAAGCTTGACATTCCTTGCCTCACAAAAAAATAAATCCTTAGTTCAGAATTCTGTTGTTTCTTCAAGCCCTGCCACGGCCGTTCCGGCGGCGGCTTCAGGGCCAAACTCAAATTCCGTCAGCGATACTCAAAAACCACAAGAGAATGCTAATGCGGAAAATCAACAGGCCCCACAACCGGCAAGTCCCGAGGCCCCCAAAAATCCTTAA
- the tpiA gene encoding triose-phosphate isomerase, protein MRKIIIAGNWKMNKTSREAIELINGLKRQLYDVSDVDIVVCPPFTALLESQEALNESNIALGAQNVYWEDSGAFTGEVSAPMLKDLSVQYVIIGHSERRQFFHETNENVKKKIKAVLKHGLTPIVCVGENLKERESNQAFNVIKAQCEEGLSGFTKEEMTKMVVAYEPVWAIGTGKTATPAQAQEVHQFIRSLLVKMFDEKVASEVRIQYGGSVKPENTAELISQKDIDGALVGGASLTEASFANIVKNSRGIHK, encoded by the coding sequence ATGAGAAAAATTATTATTGCCGGAAATTGGAAAATGAATAAAACCTCACGGGAAGCCATTGAGCTTATCAACGGCTTGAAGCGGCAACTCTATGATGTGAGCGACGTGGATATCGTGGTCTGCCCGCCGTTTACCGCGCTTTTAGAATCTCAAGAGGCCCTCAATGAATCCAACATTGCTTTAGGCGCTCAAAATGTTTACTGGGAAGATTCGGGGGCTTTTACAGGAGAAGTGTCTGCGCCCATGCTCAAAGATCTTAGCGTGCAATATGTGATCATTGGGCACTCCGAGCGCCGCCAATTCTTTCATGAAACCAATGAAAATGTTAAAAAGAAGATCAAGGCTGTTTTAAAACACGGGCTTACTCCAATCGTTTGTGTCGGTGAGAATTTAAAAGAGCGTGAGTCTAATCAAGCTTTTAATGTTATCAAGGCTCAATGCGAAGAAGGCTTGTCCGGTTTTACAAAAGAAGAAATGACAAAAATGGTTGTGGCGTATGAACCGGTTTGGGCTATTGGAACGGGAAAAACCGCGACACCGGCACAAGCCCAGGAAGTTCATCAGTTTATTCGCAGCTTGCTAGTAAAAATGTTTGACGAAAAAGTTGCCAGCGAAGTTCGTATCCAGTACGGCGGAAGTGTCAAGCCGGAAAATACGGCCGAACTTATTTCCCAAAAAGATATCGACGGAGCTTTAGTCGGCGGGGCAAGTTTAACGGAAGCCTCATTTGCCAATATTGTTAAGAATTCTCGCGGCATTCATAAATAG